In Gigantopelta aegis isolate Gae_Host chromosome 6, Gae_host_genome, whole genome shotgun sequence, the following are encoded in one genomic region:
- the LOC121375731 gene encoding calmodulin-beta-like, which translates to MSMAHLSRVERESYTAAFLRVDTDGNGALDLPEFAGLCTGLELKLSRSQVEDIFSQIDKDNNGIITLDEFLAAMPHTVPEETREEANLRRSFNHVDNDGDGFLTASEIRLALKESGRDVTLQYAERMVGKLDKDGDGKVSLEEFVAYSKHKPT; encoded by the exons ATGTCCATGGCACACTTGAGTCGAGTGGAGAGAGAGTCCTACACGGCCGCCTTTCTCAGGGTGGACACGGATGGAAACGGGGCGCTCGATTTACCCGAGTTTGCTGGACTGTGTACAGGGCTCGAACTAAAGCTGTCCAGGTCACAGGTTGAG GACATCTTCTCGCAGATCGACAAGGATAACAACGGGATTATAACTCTGGACGAATTCCTTGCAGCTATGCCGCACACTGTACCAGAGGAAACTAGAGA aGAGGCGAACTTGCGGCGTTCGTTCAACCATGTTGATAATGACGGAGATGGCTTTCTGACGGCTTCGGAAATCAGACTTGCGCTCAAAGAAAGCGGACGCGATGTGACGCTACAGTACGCAGAGAGAATGGTGGGAAAACTCGACAAAGATGGCGACGGTAAAGTAAGCCTGGAGGAGTTTGTGGCATACAGCAAACATAAACCCACATAA
- the LOC121375329 gene encoding calmodulin-like encodes MSHLSHAEREAYTAAFLKLDLDGNGALDKDEFAVMCRALGFTFSPSTLDRLFNQMDSDGNGKITLDEFLSAMSHKSVEETREEANLRRSFNKIDKDGDGYLTAEEFRQALKLAGRTITLEHALKMVDKIDTDGDGRVSLEEYIAYGKSKKK; translated from the exons ATGTCGCACCTGAGCCACGCCGAACGAGAAGCGTACACTGCGGCCTTTCTCAAGCTGGATTTAGATGGAAATGGCGCCCTGGACAAAGACGAATTCGCAGTCATGTGTCGCGCTCTCGGCTTCACGTTCTCGCCGTCAACTCTCGAC AGGCTGTTCAATCAGATGGATTCGGATGGcaatgggaagataactctAGACGAATTCCTTTCAGCAATGTCTCACAAATCAGTAGAAGAAACTCGaga AGAGGCGAACCTGCGGCGTTCGTTCAACAAAATCGACAAGGATGGTGACGGCTATCTCACCGCCGAAGAATTCCGCCAAGCGCTTAAACTAGCCGGGCGAACGATCACCTTGGAGCATGCGCTTAAAATGGTAGACAAAATAGACACTGATGGTGATGGACGCGTTAGTTTAGAAGAATACATAGCATATGGCAAATCAAagaaaaaatga